One genomic region from Haloprofundus salinisoli encodes:
- a CDS encoding DUF7473 family protein codes for MVVPLQTTLGSPVAIAGTVGLFALLLSATAHIAARNVLGDVAVRNAFGVGPLPAGVAVLSTALGLSAALALPVALALDAAAVKYLYDRSWRLTAYIVVIHVVVTVILGALIFSLLALWQSAPG; via the coding sequence ATGGTCGTTCCGCTGCAGACGACGCTCGGGAGCCCGGTCGCCATCGCCGGAACCGTCGGCCTCTTCGCACTGCTTCTCTCCGCGACGGCGCACATCGCCGCTCGCAACGTCCTCGGCGACGTCGCCGTCCGAAACGCGTTCGGCGTCGGCCCGCTCCCGGCCGGCGTCGCGGTTCTCTCGACGGCGCTCGGTCTCTCGGCGGCGCTGGCGCTCCCGGTGGCGCTCGCGCTCGACGCCGCGGCGGTGAAGTACCTCTACGACCGGTCGTGGCGTTTGACGGCTTACATCGTCGTCATCCACGTCGTCGTCACCGTCATCCTCGGCGCGCTCATCTTCAGCCTGCTCGCGCTCTGGCAGAGCGCACCCGGCTAA
- the hisG gene encoding ATP phosphoribosyltransferase codes for MRIAVPNKGRLHDPSMELLERAGLHVENGAARKLYAETVDPDVTVLFVRAADIPGYVRDGAADMGITGLDQVRESGHDLTELLDLGFGNCRLVLAAPENGEIHTVSDIEGKTVATEFPHVTRSFFEERGVDADVVEVTGATELTPHVEMADAIVDITSTGTTLRVNRLAVVEEVLSSSVRLFARPDVTADDKVQQVTMAFESVLAADGKRYLMMNAPKSKLDDVREVIPGMGGPTVMDIAGEEADGDATVAVHVVVDERKVFETIGNLREVGASDILVTEIERLVE; via the coding sequence ATGCGAATCGCCGTGCCCAACAAGGGCCGCCTGCACGACCCGTCGATGGAACTTCTCGAACGCGCCGGACTCCACGTCGAGAACGGCGCGGCGCGGAAACTGTACGCCGAGACGGTCGACCCTGACGTGACCGTCCTGTTCGTCCGCGCCGCCGACATCCCCGGCTACGTCCGCGACGGCGCGGCGGACATGGGAATCACCGGCCTCGACCAGGTTCGGGAGTCGGGTCACGACCTGACCGAACTGCTCGACCTGGGATTCGGGAACTGTCGTCTCGTGCTCGCCGCGCCCGAGAACGGCGAGATTCACACCGTCAGCGACATCGAGGGCAAGACCGTCGCCACCGAGTTCCCGCACGTCACGCGTTCGTTCTTCGAAGAGCGCGGCGTCGACGCCGACGTGGTCGAGGTGACGGGTGCGACGGAGCTCACCCCGCACGTCGAGATGGCCGACGCCATCGTCGATATCACGAGCACCGGGACAACGCTTCGGGTCAACCGCCTCGCCGTCGTCGAGGAGGTGCTGTCGAGTTCAGTCCGCCTGTTCGCCCGGCCCGACGTCACCGCCGACGACAAAGTCCAGCAGGTGACGATGGCGTTCGAGTCGGTGCTGGCCGCCGACGGCAAGCGCTACCTGATGATGAACGCGCCGAAGTCGAAACTCGACGACGTGCGCGAGGTCATCCCCGGGATGGGCGGACCGACCGTGATGGACATAGCGGGTGAGGAGGCCGACGGCGACGCGACCGTCGCCGTCCACGTCGTCGTCGACGAACGCAAGGTGTTCGAGACCATCGGCAACCTCCGGGAGGTCGGCGCGTCGGACATCCTCGTCACCGAGATCGAGCGGCTAGTCGAGTAG
- a CDS encoding TATA-box-binding protein: MSDPKDTINIENVVASTGIGQELDLQSVAMDLEGADYDPEQFPGLVYRTQNPKSAALIFRSGKIVCTGAKSTDDVHESLGIVFDKLRDLQIPVDEDPEITVQNIVTSADLGRNLNLNAIAIGLGLENIEYEPEQFPGLVYRLDEPKVVALLFGSGKLVITGGKQPVDAEHAVDKIVSRLSELGLLD; the protein is encoded by the coding sequence ATGAGTGACCCCAAGGACACTATCAACATAGAGAACGTGGTCGCCTCCACGGGAATCGGGCAGGAACTCGACCTTCAGAGCGTCGCGATGGACCTCGAAGGCGCTGACTACGACCCCGAGCAGTTCCCCGGTCTCGTCTACCGCACGCAGAACCCGAAGTCGGCCGCGCTCATCTTCCGGTCCGGCAAAATCGTCTGCACGGGCGCGAAATCCACCGACGACGTCCACGAGAGTCTCGGAATCGTCTTCGACAAGCTCCGCGATCTCCAGATTCCCGTCGACGAAGACCCCGAAATCACCGTCCAAAACATCGTCACGAGCGCGGACCTCGGACGAAATCTCAATCTGAACGCCATCGCCATCGGTCTCGGTCTCGAGAACATCGAGTACGAACCCGAGCAGTTCCCCGGCCTCGTCTACCGCCTCGACGAACCGAAAGTCGTCGCGCTTCTCTTCGGTTCCGGCAAGCTCGTCATCACGGGCGGCAAACAGCCCGTCGACGCCGAACACGCCGTCGACAAAATCGTTAGCCGACTCTCGGAACTCGGCCTCCTCGACTGA
- a CDS encoding amidohydrolase, translated as MTTLQITGGKLLRPDLSVERGDALVDAESGEILAVGDTEQGDETLDADGGLVMPGLVNAHTHVPMTLLRGVADDKPLETWLREDIWPVEGALTPDDVRVGAELAMVEMIRSGTTGFADMYFHVPEIVDVVERAGLRARLGHGVVTVGKDDEAAQADIDESLDVAAEFDGAAGGRISTAYMPHSLTTVSEDELRESVARARELGVPVHYHGNETAEEVDPIVDERGERPLEYADDLGMLGDSDFVAHGVHVDDTEIALLAERGTSVIHCPASNMKLASGIAPVQRMLDAGVPVGLGTDGAASNNDLDLFDEMRDAAMVGKLAAEDASAVAAETVVELATRGGADALNFNSGRLEAGANADLVVVDFDAPHLTPAHDLVSHLAYAVRGSDVRHTVCDGEVLMRDREVLTLDVDSVMERAADHAREALARAK; from the coding sequence ATGACGACGCTCCAGATTACCGGCGGGAAGCTACTCCGTCCAGATCTGTCGGTCGAACGCGGCGACGCGTTGGTCGACGCCGAATCGGGCGAAATTCTCGCCGTCGGCGACACCGAACAGGGAGACGAAACGCTCGACGCCGACGGCGGCCTCGTGATGCCCGGCCTCGTCAACGCCCACACGCACGTCCCGATGACGCTGCTGCGCGGCGTCGCCGACGACAAACCGCTGGAGACGTGGCTCAGAGAGGATATCTGGCCCGTCGAGGGCGCGCTCACCCCCGACGACGTTCGCGTCGGCGCGGAACTGGCGATGGTCGAGATGATTCGTTCCGGAACGACCGGCTTCGCCGACATGTACTTCCACGTTCCCGAAATCGTCGATGTCGTCGAACGAGCGGGTCTGCGCGCACGCCTCGGCCACGGCGTCGTCACCGTCGGCAAGGACGACGAGGCGGCGCAGGCCGACATCGACGAGAGCCTCGATGTCGCCGCCGAGTTCGACGGCGCGGCGGGGGGACGAATCTCGACGGCGTACATGCCGCACAGCCTCACGACGGTGAGCGAAGACGAACTCCGCGAGTCGGTCGCCCGCGCCCGCGAGCTCGGCGTTCCCGTCCACTACCACGGTAACGAGACGGCCGAGGAAGTCGACCCCATCGTCGACGAACGCGGCGAACGACCTCTCGAATACGCCGACGACCTCGGGATGCTCGGCGACTCCGACTTCGTGGCCCACGGCGTCCACGTCGACGACACCGAGATCGCACTGCTCGCAGAGCGGGGGACGAGCGTGATTCACTGCCCGGCGTCGAACATGAAACTCGCCTCCGGCATCGCGCCGGTCCAGCGGATGCTCGACGCGGGCGTTCCCGTGGGACTGGGTACCGACGGCGCGGCGTCGAACAACGACCTCGACCTGTTCGACGAGATGCGCGACGCGGCGATGGTCGGCAAACTCGCCGCCGAGGACGCGAGCGCCGTCGCAGCAGAGACGGTCGTCGAACTGGCGACGCGCGGCGGGGCTGACGCCTTAAACTTCAACTCCGGTCGCCTCGAAGCGGGCGCGAACGCCGACCTCGTCGTCGTCGACTTCGACGCGCCGCATCTCACGCCCGCGCACGACCTTGTGAGCCACCTCGCGTACGCGGTTCGCGGGTCGGACGTCCGACACACCGTCTGCGACGGTGAGGTACTGATGCGGGACCGCGAGGTGCTGACGCTCGACGTGGACTCGGTGATGGAGCGGGCGGCCGACCACGCCCGCGAGGCGCTCGCCCGCGCCAAGTAA
- the rnz gene encoding ribonuclease Z, translating to MSMRVTFLGTSGAVPTTQRAPSAVLLNREGERLLFDCGEGTQRQMMRFGTGFGVSHLFVTHLHGDHILGIPGLIQSWDFNGREEPLAIHAPRGSRGHVENLVHAGGYQPSYPVRVHEVSVGATALEAEEYEVRTFETNHRTRSMGYALVEDDRPGRFDREKAESLGVPVGPKFGKLHEGEPVELDDGRVVEPEAVVGEPRPGRTFVYTGDTRPVQATVDIAENADLLIHDATFASDNAGRARQTAHSTAREAADVAQRAGAKRLALTHISSRYAGDVSQLAEEAESAFDGESFVAEDGQRIEISYPDAE from the coding sequence ATGTCGATGCGCGTGACCTTTTTAGGGACCAGTGGGGCCGTCCCGACGACCCAGCGGGCCCCCAGCGCCGTCCTCCTCAATCGAGAGGGCGAGCGCCTGTTGTTCGACTGCGGCGAGGGAACTCAGCGGCAGATGATGCGCTTCGGAACCGGATTCGGCGTCTCTCACCTGTTCGTCACGCACCTCCACGGCGACCACATCCTCGGCATTCCCGGTCTGATACAGTCGTGGGACTTCAACGGCCGCGAGGAGCCGCTGGCTATCCACGCTCCACGCGGGTCGAGAGGACACGTCGAGAACCTCGTCCACGCCGGCGGCTACCAGCCCAGTTACCCCGTTCGCGTCCACGAGGTGAGCGTCGGAGCGACGGCGCTCGAAGCGGAGGAGTACGAGGTTCGCACGTTCGAGACCAACCACCGGACGCGCTCGATGGGCTACGCGCTCGTGGAGGACGACCGACCCGGGCGGTTCGACCGCGAGAAGGCCGAGTCGCTGGGCGTCCCGGTCGGGCCGAAGTTCGGTAAACTCCACGAGGGCGAGCCCGTCGAACTCGACGACGGCCGGGTCGTCGAACCCGAAGCGGTCGTCGGCGAACCGCGACCCGGCCGGACGTTCGTCTACACGGGCGACACCCGACCGGTGCAGGCGACGGTCGACATCGCCGAGAACGCGGACCTGCTGATTCACGACGCGACGTTCGCCTCCGACAACGCCGGACGCGCTCGCCAAACGGCGCACTCGACGGCGAGGGAGGCGGCCGACGTCGCCCAGCGCGCGGGTGCGAAGCGCCTCGCGTTGACGCACATCTCCTCGCGCTACGCCGGCGACGTCTCACAGTTGGCCGAGGAAGCCGAGAGCGCCTTCGACGGCGAGTCGTTCGTCGCCGAGGACGGCCAGCGCATCGAGATTTCGTACCCCGACGCGGAGTAG
- a CDS encoding adenosylhomocysteinase, whose amino-acid sequence MSTSYAPVSEHLDDVEAARTEGRRKMDWALQHMPILTALRGEYEAEKPFAGQTIGMAMHVEAKTANLVELLADGGAEVAITGCNPLSTHDDVSAALDTHENITSYAVRGVDDEGYYAAIHSVVAHDPTITVDDGMDMVKVVHEEYPELIDSIVGGCEETTTGVHRLRAMDADGELKYPIFAVNDTPMKRLFDNVHGTGESSLATIAMTTNLSWAGKNVVVAGYGYCGKGVAKKAAGQNANVIVTEVEPRRALEAHMEGYEVLPMAEAAEKADVVLTTTGNRDVVTREHFEEMKDGVLLANAGHFDIEVNLDDLDDLAVDRYEARDGVEAFEMADGRRLNVIAEGRLVNLAAPIALGHPAEVMDQSFGVQAVCVRELVDNGDAYEAGVHDVPDELDRRVAEIKLDAEGVDHDSLTDEQREYMGSWQHGT is encoded by the coding sequence ATGAGTACCAGCTACGCTCCCGTCAGCGAGCACCTCGACGACGTCGAGGCCGCCCGCACGGAGGGCCGACGCAAGATGGACTGGGCGCTGCAGCATATGCCGATTCTCACCGCCCTGCGCGGGGAGTACGAGGCCGAGAAACCCTTCGCCGGCCAGACCATCGGGATGGCGATGCACGTCGAGGCGAAGACGGCGAACCTCGTCGAACTGCTCGCCGACGGCGGCGCGGAAGTCGCCATCACCGGTTGCAACCCGCTGTCGACGCACGACGACGTGAGCGCGGCCCTCGACACCCACGAGAACATCACCTCCTACGCCGTCCGCGGCGTCGACGACGAGGGCTACTACGCGGCCATCCACTCGGTCGTCGCCCACGACCCGACCATCACCGTCGACGACGGGATGGACATGGTCAAAGTCGTCCACGAGGAGTACCCCGAACTCATCGACTCCATCGTCGGCGGCTGCGAGGAGACCACGACGGGCGTCCACCGCCTGCGCGCGATGGACGCCGACGGCGAACTGAAGTACCCCATCTTCGCCGTCAACGACACGCCGATGAAGCGGCTATTCGACAACGTCCACGGCACCGGCGAGTCCTCTTTGGCGACTATCGCCATGACGACGAACCTCTCGTGGGCGGGAAAGAACGTCGTCGTCGCCGGTTACGGCTACTGCGGGAAGGGCGTCGCCAAGAAGGCCGCCGGCCAGAACGCGAACGTCATCGTCACCGAGGTCGAACCCCGCCGCGCGCTCGAAGCCCACATGGAGGGCTACGAGGTGCTGCCGATGGCCGAAGCCGCCGAGAAAGCCGACGTCGTCCTCACGACGACAGGCAACCGCGACGTCGTGACGCGCGAGCATTTCGAGGAGATGAAAGACGGCGTGCTGCTGGCGAACGCGGGGCACTTCGACATCGAAGTGAACTTAGACGACCTCGACGACCTCGCGGTCGACCGATACGAGGCCCGCGACGGCGTCGAGGCGTTCGAGATGGCCGACGGTCGCCGCCTCAACGTCATCGCCGAGGGCCGTCTGGTCAACCTCGCCGCGCCTATCGCGCTCGGTCACCCCGCCGAGGTGATGGACCAGAGCTTCGGCGTGCAGGCCGTCTGCGTCCGCGAACTCGTCGACAACGGCGACGCCTACGAGGCGGGCGTCCACGACGTCCCCGACGAGCTGGACCGCCGCGTCGCCGAGATAAAGCTCGACGCAGAGGGCGTCGACCACGACTCGCTCACCGACGAGCAGCGCGAGTACATGGGTAGCTGGCAGCACGGGACGTAA
- a CDS encoding methyltransferase domain-containing protein: MELAGEDDAFAAYEARAAAGEPELAAPGVALARTLDAARARTLAYTRRVSDVVGHTAASVESARTLLEAASLSREGTVAVRARDVRGESGVSTGDAERELGGVLVDRGYAVDLDDPDNVLRVIFAGERCFVGWLLVESVRDYGSRKPTDRPFFQPGSMAPLDARAFANIAGAKPGARILDPMCGTGGTLIEAGLVGAAPVGVDAQAKMAAGARTNLDAYLDGDTHVVRGDATALPFRDDAVDGVVFDAPYGRQSKIARHTLRDLVSGALEEARRVAPQGVLVADRSWCDEAEDAGWTVDATFERRVHRSLVRHVHVLRSDE, encoded by the coding sequence CTGGAACTCGCCGGCGAGGACGACGCGTTCGCGGCCTACGAGGCCCGCGCGGCCGCCGGAGAACCGGAACTAGCCGCCCCCGGCGTCGCCCTCGCGCGGACACTTGACGCGGCGCGCGCGAGAACGCTCGCGTACACCCGTCGCGTCAGCGACGTCGTCGGCCACACCGCCGCCAGTGTCGAGAGCGCGCGGACCCTCCTCGAAGCGGCGTCGCTGTCGCGCGAGGGAACTGTCGCCGTCCGCGCCCGCGACGTTCGCGGCGAGAGCGGCGTCTCGACGGGCGACGCCGAGCGCGAACTCGGTGGCGTGCTCGTCGACCGCGGCTACGCCGTCGACCTGGACGACCCCGACAACGTCCTCCGCGTGATTTTCGCGGGCGAGCGCTGCTTCGTGGGGTGGCTACTCGTCGAGAGCGTCCGCGACTACGGGAGCAGAAAGCCGACCGACCGACCGTTCTTCCAACCGGGGAGCATGGCTCCGCTCGACGCTCGCGCGTTCGCCAACATCGCCGGGGCGAAGCCGGGCGCGAGGATTTTAGACCCGATGTGCGGCACCGGCGGGACGCTCATCGAAGCGGGTCTCGTCGGTGCGGCGCCCGTCGGCGTCGACGCGCAGGCGAAGATGGCCGCCGGCGCGCGGACGAACCTCGACGCCTACCTCGACGGCGACACCCACGTCGTCCGCGGCGACGCCACGGCCTTACCCTTCCGCGACGACGCCGTCGACGGCGTCGTCTTCGACGCGCCGTACGGTCGGCAGTCGAAGATTGCGCGCCACACGCTCCGTGACCTCGTTTCGGGTGCGCTCGAAGAAGCGCGCCGCGTCGCGCCGCAGGGCGTCCTCGTGGCCGACCGCTCGTGGTGCGACGAGGCCGAAGACGCCGGGTGGACCGTCGACGCGACGTTCGAGCGGCGGGTCCACCGCTCGCTCGTCAGACACGTCCACGTGTTACGAAGCGACGAGTAG
- a CDS encoding protein sorting system archaetidylserine decarboxylase, whose protein sequence is MARALGRLAAVVPKQFAPSTRRYALPPALLAVPLSVLAPPLGLLCVSVTLFVLWFFRDPDRVAPESGFVSPADGRVSVIRREGDRVRVGVFMNVTDVHVNRAPADAAVESVTHRPGAHRPAFSKDSVRNERVDVDCGEYEVSLIAGAFARRIHPYVEGGTTLERGQRIGHIAFGSRADVLLPEGYDATDVRVEKGQRVRAGETVVARKR, encoded by the coding sequence ATGGCTCGCGCGCTCGGACGCCTCGCGGCGGTAGTTCCGAAACAGTTCGCGCCCTCGACGCGGCGCTACGCGCTCCCGCCGGCGCTTCTGGCCGTCCCCCTTTCGGTGCTCGCGCCGCCGCTGGGGCTTCTCTGCGTCTCGGTCACGCTGTTCGTCCTCTGGTTCTTCCGCGACCCCGACCGCGTCGCCCCCGAGTCGGGGTTCGTCTCGCCCGCCGACGGCCGCGTCTCGGTGATTCGACGCGAGGGCGACCGCGTCCGCGTCGGCGTGTTCATGAACGTTACCGACGTCCACGTCAACCGCGCGCCCGCAGACGCGGCGGTCGAGTCGGTGACGCACCGACCCGGCGCGCACAGACCGGCGTTCTCGAAGGATTCGGTGCGAAACGAGCGCGTCGACGTCGACTGCGGCGAGTACGAGGTGTCGCTCATCGCGGGCGCGTTCGCCCGGCGCATCCACCCCTACGTCGAGGGGGGGACGACGCTCGAACGCGGGCAACGGATCGGCCACATCGCCTTCGGTAGTCGCGCGGACGTGTTGCTGCCGGAGGGGTACGACGCGACGGACGTCCGCGTCGAGAAGGGCCAGCGCGTGCGGGCGGGCGAGACGGTCGTCGCTCGGAAACGGTGA
- a CDS encoding AAA family ATPase, translated as MNAPLWTDAYAPDLADLPQAAVRERLARTVDEPMNLVVQGPPGAGKTAAVRALARETHGVSASEDSVTRRTNSGGDVDNDLVEINVADFFGRTKKELREDPRFESFLSGRSRMAKRDMINRVLKESASYAPVSGEYKTIVLDNAEAIREDFQQALRRVMERHHRTTQFVITTRQPTKLIPPIRSRCFPVPVRAPTTDETVEVLRRIVDAEGVDYDEDGLEYVAGYAGGNLRKAVLSAQATAVSADELTMNTAFETLGDVGDDETLRGVLADAEAGEFKAARKTVDDLLDEGYGGQELLGELLRVARTDYSGDDLARLHRLAGQVDLDLSTGTDDRIHVCHLLTEWSPAGGVA; from the coding sequence ATGAACGCCCCCCTGTGGACCGATGCATACGCACCGGACCTCGCCGACCTCCCGCAGGCGGCGGTTCGAGAGCGACTCGCCCGCACCGTCGACGAACCGATGAACCTCGTCGTCCAGGGACCGCCGGGCGCGGGGAAGACGGCGGCGGTTCGGGCGCTCGCCCGCGAGACCCACGGGGTCTCCGCGTCGGAAGACTCGGTGACTCGCCGGACGAACTCCGGCGGTGACGTCGACAACGACCTCGTCGAGATAAACGTCGCCGACTTCTTCGGCCGGACGAAGAAAGAACTCCGCGAAGACCCCCGATTCGAGTCGTTTCTCTCGGGTCGCAGTCGGATGGCCAAACGCGACATGATAAACCGCGTGCTCAAGGAGTCGGCGAGCTACGCGCCCGTCTCCGGCGAGTACAAGACCATCGTCCTCGACAACGCCGAAGCCATCCGCGAGGACTTCCAGCAGGCGCTGCGCCGGGTGATGGAACGGCACCACCGGACGACCCAGTTCGTCATCACCACGCGGCAACCGACGAAACTCATCCCGCCGATTCGCTCGCGCTGTTTCCCGGTACCGGTTCGCGCGCCGACGACCGACGAGACGGTCGAGGTGCTGCGCCGTATCGTCGACGCCGAGGGCGTCGACTACGACGAGGACGGCCTGGAGTACGTCGCGGGCTACGCCGGCGGCAACCTTCGCAAGGCCGTTCTCAGCGCCCAGGCGACCGCCGTCTCCGCCGACGAACTGACGATGAACACGGCGTTCGAGACGCTCGGCGACGTCGGCGACGACGAGACGCTCCGCGGCGTCCTCGCGGACGCGGAGGCCGGCGAGTTCAAAGCCGCCCGCAAGACCGTCGACGACCTCCTCGACGAGGGGTACGGCGGCCAGGAACTGCTCGGCGAACTGCTCCGCGTCGCCCGGACGGACTACAGCGGCGACGACCTCGCCCGTCTCCACCGACTCGCGGGGCAGGTCGACCTCGACCTGTCGACGGGGACGGACGACCGAATCCACGTCTGTCACCTGCTGACCGAGTGGTCGCCCGCGGGCGGAGTCGCGTAG
- a CDS encoding CPBP family intramembrane glutamic endopeptidase, translating to MNGLVPKVLWNLDERRLRAPWRIAATTLLIGALTLTGWFVLVAFVAPTGEGETVVDGSVALLSEFAPLALLGAATVAAVSFSGTFLDRRYFADFGLHVDRDWWTDLGVGFGLGTALMTLVFLAEYSAGWVSVETVFSAPLPTLLPQLLLSVAFVVFVGFHEELLFRGYVVTNLAEGLFGHADFDADRAVGGAIVASAAVFALLHAVNPNATVVSTLGVAFAGVLLAFAYVLTGEIALPVGFHVSWNLFQGPVFGLPVSGVDPSASLLVLNRHGPELYTGGAFGPEAGLLGVSALSVGCLLVAAWAKKRYGRVVLYYGLTEPDLRQR from the coding sequence GTGAACGGTCTCGTCCCGAAAGTGCTGTGGAACCTCGACGAGCGCCGTCTGCGCGCGCCGTGGCGCATCGCGGCGACGACGCTGCTCATCGGGGCGCTGACGCTCACCGGGTGGTTCGTTCTCGTCGCGTTCGTCGCACCGACCGGAGAGGGGGAGACAGTCGTCGACGGGAGCGTCGCGCTCCTCTCGGAGTTCGCGCCGCTCGCGCTCCTCGGTGCGGCGACCGTCGCGGCCGTCTCGTTCAGCGGAACCTTCCTCGACCGGCGCTACTTCGCGGACTTCGGCCTCCACGTCGACCGCGACTGGTGGACCGACCTCGGCGTCGGCTTCGGCCTCGGGACGGCGCTGATGACGCTCGTCTTCCTCGCCGAATATAGCGCCGGGTGGGTGAGCGTCGAGACGGTGTTCAGCGCGCCGCTCCCGACACTGCTCCCGCAACTGCTTTTGTCCGTTGCGTTCGTCGTCTTCGTCGGCTTCCACGAGGAGCTGCTGTTTCGCGGCTACGTCGTCACGAACCTCGCCGAAGGGCTGTTCGGCCACGCCGACTTCGACGCCGACCGGGCCGTCGGCGGTGCGATTGTGGCCTCGGCGGCCGTCTTCGCGCTGTTGCACGCGGTGAACCCCAACGCCACGGTCGTCAGCACGCTCGGCGTCGCCTTCGCGGGCGTCCTCCTGGCGTTCGCCTACGTGCTCACCGGCGAAATCGCGCTGCCGGTCGGCTTTCACGTCTCGTGGAACCTGTTTCAGGGACCGGTGTTCGGCCTGCCGGTCAGCGGCGTCGACCCGTCGGCGTCGCTTCTGGTGTTGAATCGACACGGTCCCGAACTGTACACCGGCGGCGCGTTCGGCCCCGAGGCGGGGTTGCTCGGCGTCTCCGCGCTCTCGGTCGGCTGTCTGCTCGTCGCGGCGTGGGCGAAGAAACGCTACGGCCGGGTGGTGCTCTATTACGGCCTCACCGAACCGGACCTGCGGCAGCGGTAA